A region from the Variovorax sp. RKNM96 genome encodes:
- a CDS encoding LysR family transcriptional regulator has translation MQLRQLQHLVALAEQGSFGLAAQAVHLSQPALSRSIDTLEDSLQARLVDRAYGTVRFTQAGELVLARARELLADAQQIQRDVLQLEGLAIGSLAVGLGPFAASTLGRMALSLMAQRHPQLLMRMEVADTATLGERLHRRQLDLFIADTRDLKKQPGLKLTRLPDLPVSFFVQPKHPLRRMKQVTLEKAMAYPLAGPNLPAEVAAHFDRQIQRDDRSVFNVTCDDAGTLRHLALTANAVILAPHAPTLNTDTDALVPLPIAGFARMQTHYSLVTLAGRTPSAAATVYTRLVTELMERPKQPAGR, from the coding sequence ATGCAGCTGCGCCAGCTCCAGCACCTTGTCGCGCTTGCCGAGCAAGGCAGCTTCGGTCTCGCCGCGCAGGCCGTGCACCTGTCGCAGCCCGCGCTCTCGCGCAGCATCGACACCCTCGAAGACAGCCTGCAAGCCCGTCTGGTCGACCGGGCCTACGGCACCGTGCGCTTCACGCAGGCCGGCGAACTGGTGCTCGCGCGCGCCCGTGAGCTCCTTGCCGATGCGCAGCAGATCCAGCGCGACGTGCTGCAGCTCGAAGGCCTGGCCATCGGCAGCCTGGCCGTGGGGCTCGGCCCCTTCGCCGCCAGCACGCTCGGGCGCATGGCCCTGTCGCTGATGGCGCAGCGCCACCCGCAGCTCCTCATGCGAATGGAAGTGGCCGACACCGCCACGCTCGGCGAGCGCCTGCACCGGCGGCAGCTGGACCTGTTCATCGCCGACACCCGCGACCTGAAGAAGCAGCCCGGCCTGAAGCTCACGCGCCTGCCCGATTTGCCGGTCTCGTTCTTCGTGCAACCGAAGCACCCGCTGCGCCGCATGAAGCAGGTCACGCTGGAAAAGGCCATGGCCTATCCCCTCGCCGGCCCGAACCTGCCCGCCGAAGTGGCCGCGCATTTCGACCGCCAGATCCAACGCGACGACCGCAGCGTGTTCAACGTCACCTGCGACGACGCAGGCACCCTGCGCCACCTTGCCCTCACCGCCAACGCGGTGATCCTCGCGCCGCATGCGCCCACCCTGAACACCGATACCGACGCCCTCGTGCCCCTGCCGATCGCCGGCTTCGCGCGCATGCAGACGCACTACAGCCTGGTCACGCTCGCGGGCCGCACGCCCTCGGCCGCCGCCACCGTCTATACCCGCCTCGTGACAGAGTTGATGGAGCGCCCCAAGCAGCCCGCCGGGCGCTGA
- the urtA gene encoding urea ABC transporter substrate-binding protein yields the protein MTNVSLNRRQLVKTGGSMIVLGAAGGVAGLAAAQEGTTVKLGLLHSLSGTIAIAEASLVDAEKLAIEEINAAGGVLGKKIEAVVEDGASENPVFAEKARKLLERDKVAAIIGCYTSASRKALLPVLNQAKGLLFYPTYYEGQEQDKRVFYPSQEATQSVIAAVEWMAREKGKSFFLVGSDYIYPRTCNKIAKPAIAKAGGKVVGEEYAPLGHTEFSSIINKIKAAKPDCIYSTVVGGSNVALYKQLRAAGLDGAKQVLLSTVVSENEIEGIGKDNAAGYYACMGYFQSIKSPANEKFVKAFKARYGQERVIGDPMEVAYNCVYLWKLAVEKAKSFDVDKVTAAAAGVELDAPEGTVRVHATNHHVWKKVRVGRARPDGQFDIVWESPQPVEPNPFPKV from the coding sequence ATGACGAACGTTTCCCTCAACCGCCGCCAGCTCGTGAAGACCGGCGGCTCGATGATCGTGCTGGGCGCCGCAGGCGGCGTGGCCGGCCTTGCCGCCGCGCAGGAAGGCACGACGGTGAAGCTGGGCCTGCTGCATTCGCTCTCGGGCACCATCGCCATCGCCGAGGCCTCGCTGGTCGATGCCGAGAAGCTCGCCATCGAGGAGATCAACGCCGCCGGCGGCGTGCTGGGCAAGAAGATCGAGGCCGTGGTGGAAGACGGCGCGAGCGAGAACCCGGTCTTCGCCGAGAAGGCGCGCAAGCTCCTGGAGCGCGACAAGGTCGCCGCCATCATCGGCTGCTACACCTCGGCCTCGCGCAAGGCGCTGCTGCCGGTGCTCAACCAGGCCAAGGGCCTCTTGTTCTACCCCACCTACTACGAGGGCCAGGAGCAGGACAAGCGCGTGTTCTACCCCTCGCAGGAAGCCACGCAATCGGTCATCGCGGCGGTCGAGTGGATGGCGCGCGAGAAAGGCAAGAGCTTCTTCCTCGTGGGTTCGGACTACATCTACCCGCGCACCTGCAACAAGATCGCCAAGCCCGCCATCGCCAAGGCCGGCGGCAAGGTGGTGGGCGAGGAATACGCACCGCTCGGCCACACCGAGTTCTCCTCGATCATCAACAAGATCAAGGCGGCCAAGCCCGACTGCATCTACAGCACGGTGGTCGGCGGCTCCAACGTGGCGCTCTACAAGCAGCTGCGCGCGGCGGGCCTGGACGGCGCCAAGCAGGTGCTGCTCTCCACCGTGGTGTCCGAGAACGAGATCGAGGGCATCGGCAAGGACAACGCCGCCGGCTACTACGCCTGCATGGGCTACTTCCAGAGCATCAAGTCGCCGGCCAACGAGAAGTTCGTGAAGGCCTTCAAGGCCAGGTACGGGCAGGAGCGCGTGATCGGCGACCCGATGGAGGTGGCCTACAACTGCGTCTACCTCTGGAAACTGGCGGTCGAGAAGGCCAAGTCCTTCGACGTGGACAAGGTCACGGCCGCCGCCGCGGGCGTGGAGCTCGATGCGCCCGAGGGCACCGTGCGCGTGCACGCCACCAACCACCACGTGTGGAAGAAGGTGCGCGTCGGCCGCGCGCGCCCCGACGGCCAGTTCGACATCGTGTGGGAATCGCCGCAGCCCGTCGAGCCCAACCCCTTCCCGAAGGTCTGA
- a CDS encoding DMT family transporter: MIQRKTHLDSLAIGLLIACCAFWGLQQILIKTTVTEVPPMWQASIRMIGATALLWLWCASRGVPLFNRDGTLWPGLLAGALFAGEFAGIYLGLQHTSASRLTVFLYTAPFWVSLLLPRWVPAERLRGFQWLGLFIAFSGVVLAFSEGFGHMSSSQLIGDAMGLAAGMLWGLTTLTLRTTKLATASAEKTLFYQVAVTAAVCPVLSLALGETWRFSYSTWAWTSIGLQTVIGAFASYLTWMWLLRHYPATQMSSFTFLTPLFALVFGVVLLKEPLTAQLVVALIGVALGIVLVNRRPAAQRIA, from the coding sequence ATGATCCAGCGCAAGACCCACCTCGACTCCCTCGCCATCGGCCTTCTCATCGCGTGCTGCGCGTTCTGGGGCCTCCAGCAGATCCTGATCAAGACGACCGTGACCGAAGTGCCGCCGATGTGGCAGGCCTCGATCCGCATGATCGGCGCCACCGCGTTGCTGTGGCTGTGGTGCGCCTCGCGCGGCGTGCCGCTGTTCAACCGTGACGGCACGCTGTGGCCCGGCCTGCTCGCCGGGGCGCTCTTCGCGGGCGAGTTCGCCGGCATCTACCTCGGCCTGCAGCACACCAGCGCCTCGCGGCTCACCGTGTTCCTGTACACCGCGCCGTTCTGGGTCTCGCTGCTGCTGCCACGCTGGGTGCCGGCGGAGCGGCTGCGGGGCTTTCAATGGCTCGGGCTTTTCATCGCGTTCTCGGGCGTGGTGCTCGCGTTCAGCGAGGGCTTCGGCCACATGAGCTCGTCGCAACTCATCGGCGATGCAATGGGTCTCGCGGCCGGCATGCTCTGGGGGCTGACCACGCTGACGCTGCGCACCACCAAGCTCGCCACGGCCAGCGCGGAGAAAACGCTCTTCTATCAAGTGGCGGTGACTGCGGCGGTGTGCCCGGTGTTGTCGCTCGCGCTCGGCGAGACCTGGCGTTTTTCGTACTCCACCTGGGCCTGGACCTCGATCGGCCTGCAGACGGTGATCGGCGCGTTCGCGAGCTACCTCACCTGGATGTGGCTGCTGCGGCACTACCCGGCGACGCAGATGTCTTCATTCACCTTTCTCACGCCGCTGTTCGCATTGGTGTTCGGCGTGGTGCTGCTCAAGGAGCCGCTCACGGCGCAACTGGTCGTGGCGCTGATCGGCGTGGCACTGGGCATCGTGCTGGTCAACCGGCGCCCTGCCGCGCAACGCATCGCATGA
- a CDS encoding glutaminase, which produces MKFQPVLDEIVATLRPQLGQGGTVASYIPALARVDARQFGIALRTCGGEEAFAGDGEVPFSIQSVSKLFTLTLAMQRMGDALWERIGREPSGNPFNSLVQLENEQGKPRNPFINAGAIAVADRLVSQAAANGGSAKADILSLMSGLCGEPISFDEEVAKSEADTGFRNVALANFMKSFGKIDNDVGTVLDTYFHQCSLRMSCRQLARAAAFLCRDGAHPIDGEPEITGERQTRRINALMLTCGTYDAAGDVAFSIGLPCKSGVGGGIVAVVPDKLTLCVWSPALDATGNSLLGMKALELFVTRTGLSVF; this is translated from the coding sequence ATGAAATTCCAGCCTGTCCTCGATGAGATCGTCGCCACCCTGCGCCCGCAACTCGGCCAGGGCGGCACCGTGGCCAGCTACATCCCGGCGCTCGCGCGCGTCGATGCGCGGCAGTTCGGCATTGCGCTGCGCACCTGCGGCGGCGAAGAAGCGTTCGCGGGCGATGGCGAGGTGCCGTTCTCCATCCAGAGCGTCTCCAAGCTCTTCACGCTGACACTCGCGATGCAGCGCATGGGCGATGCGCTGTGGGAGCGCATCGGCCGCGAGCCCTCGGGCAATCCGTTCAATTCGCTCGTGCAGCTGGAGAACGAACAGGGCAAGCCGCGCAATCCGTTCATCAATGCAGGCGCGATCGCAGTGGCCGACCGGCTGGTAAGCCAGGCGGCGGCCAATGGCGGCAGCGCGAAGGCGGACATCCTCTCGCTGATGAGCGGCCTGTGCGGGGAGCCGATCTCGTTCGACGAAGAAGTGGCGAAGTCCGAAGCCGACACGGGTTTCCGCAACGTTGCGCTCGCGAACTTCATGAAGAGCTTCGGCAAGATCGACAACGACGTCGGCACGGTGCTCGACACCTACTTTCACCAATGCTCGCTGCGGATGAGCTGCCGCCAGCTCGCACGCGCCGCCGCCTTCCTGTGCCGCGACGGCGCGCATCCGATCGACGGCGAGCCCGAGATCACCGGCGAGCGGCAGACGCGGCGCATCAACGCGCTGATGCTGACCTGCGGCACCTACGACGCCGCGGGCGACGTGGCGTTCTCCATCGGCCTGCCCTGCAAGAGCGGCGTGGGCGGCGGCATCGTGGCGGTCGTGCCCGACAAGCTCACCCTCTGCGTCTGGTCGCCCGCACTGGACGCCACCGGCAACTCACTGCTGGGCATGAAGGCGCTGGAGCTGTTCGTGACGCGCACGGGGCTTTCGGTCTTCTGA
- a CDS encoding NAD-dependent epimerase/dehydratase family protein has protein sequence MAHDNTVLVLGATGGIGGEVAKQLRQAGWTVRALKRGLAQPMTQEDGITWLRGDAMDKQAVMDAAKGCSVIVHAVNPPGYRNWAQLVLPMLDNTIAAAKAEGATIVLPGTVYNYGPDAFSGSIGEDAPQHPVTRKGAIRVELERRLEAASRHGARVLIVRAGDFFGPKAGNNWFSQGLVKAGLPVKAVSYPGRDDTAHQWSYLPDVARTMVALLARRDRLEPFARFHMAGHHDTDGTRMSNAIRNVVARRTGTTPRVTAFPWWLMTLASPFVTTLREMREMRYLWQTPVLMDNAKLVAFLGHEPHTPLEEAVEASLEGMGCLGTAPAAVAA, from the coding sequence ATGGCACACGACAACACGGTCCTGGTTCTCGGCGCGACGGGCGGCATCGGCGGCGAGGTGGCGAAACAACTCCGCCAGGCGGGGTGGACGGTGCGGGCGCTCAAGCGCGGCTTGGCGCAACCGATGACGCAAGAAGACGGCATCACCTGGCTGCGCGGTGACGCGATGGACAAGCAGGCCGTGATGGACGCCGCGAAGGGTTGCTCGGTCATCGTGCATGCGGTCAACCCGCCCGGCTACCGCAACTGGGCGCAGCTGGTGCTGCCGATGCTCGACAACACCATCGCCGCGGCAAAGGCCGAAGGCGCGACCATCGTGCTGCCCGGCACGGTCTACAACTACGGTCCCGATGCGTTCTCCGGGTCGATCGGCGAAGACGCGCCGCAGCATCCCGTCACCCGCAAGGGCGCGATCCGCGTCGAACTGGAGCGGCGCCTCGAAGCGGCCAGCCGCCACGGCGCCCGCGTGCTGATCGTGCGCGCCGGCGACTTCTTCGGTCCGAAGGCCGGCAACAACTGGTTCTCGCAGGGGCTGGTGAAGGCGGGGCTGCCCGTCAAGGCCGTGAGCTACCCCGGCCGCGACGACACGGCGCACCAATGGTCGTACCTGCCGGACGTGGCCCGCACCATGGTTGCGCTGCTGGCGCGACGCGACAGGCTCGAACCCTTTGCGCGCTTCCACATGGCGGGCCACCACGACACCGACGGCACCCGGATGAGCAATGCCATCCGCAACGTGGTGGCGCGCCGCACGGGCACCACGCCGCGCGTGACGGCCTTCCCGTGGTGGCTGATGACGCTGGCCTCGCCCTTCGTCACCACCTTGCGGGAAATGCGCGAGATGCGTTACCTGTGGCAGACGCCGGTGCTGATGGACAACGCGAAGCTGGTGGCCTTCCTCGGGCACGAGCCGCACACGCCGCTGGAAGAGGCGGTCGAGGCCTCGCTGGAAGGCATGGGCTGCCTCGGCACCGCACCGGCAGCCGTGGCCGCCTGA
- a CDS encoding BON domain-containing protein produces the protein MRAAALLPVLLLAAQTAMAQQAQEANGAPKQNWFDDPFFQVSTGLAACATPEGPFYTAEERRIQTHSRLERGTSCWLAGKCTDSNAYRYDKPLAPKVRAALLAVPGVRSGSVWVMVQRRWVYLQGCVPNAALAKKLERAARAVPDVETVVPDLMIGTRGKPPYPVAGR, from the coding sequence ATGCGGGCCGCTGCGCTCCTTCCCGTCCTGCTGCTGGCCGCGCAGACCGCGATGGCGCAGCAGGCACAGGAAGCAAACGGAGCGCCCAAGCAGAACTGGTTCGACGACCCGTTCTTCCAGGTGTCCACCGGCCTTGCGGCCTGCGCCACGCCCGAAGGCCCGTTCTATACCGCCGAAGAGCGGCGCATCCAGACCCACTCGCGCCTGGAGCGCGGCACCAGCTGCTGGCTCGCCGGCAAATGCACCGACAGCAACGCCTACCGCTACGACAAGCCGCTCGCGCCCAAGGTGCGCGCCGCGCTCCTGGCCGTGCCGGGCGTGCGCAGCGGCAGCGTGTGGGTGATGGTCCAGCGGCGCTGGGTCTACCTGCAGGGCTGCGTGCCGAACGCGGCGCTGGCGAAGAAGCTCGAACGCGCCGCACGCGCGGTGCCCGATGTGGAGACCGTGGTGCCCGATTTGATGATCGGCACCCGAGGCAAGCCGCCCTACCCGGTGGCTGGCCGATGA
- a CDS encoding LysR family transcriptional regulator, with protein sequence MTSNIGWELYRSFLGVLREGSLSGAARALGITQPTVGRHVAALEAALGVVLFTRSQVGLMPTEVALALQTHAEAMESTAASLERAATSQGEGVRGVVRISASEVIGVEVLPPIVARLREAHPALKVELVLTNRVQDLLRREADIAVRMVRPKQEQLVARHVGQIELGFHARKDYLARHGTPRKMEDLAAHAVIGYDQPSAFVRNAGKALPGYGRDAFSLRTDSDLAQLALIRAGAGIGICQAGLARRDAALVRLMPRSFSMKLETWITMHEDLRNSPRCRATFDALVDGLQQYIGAPPHRGK encoded by the coding sequence ATGACTTCGAACATCGGCTGGGAGCTGTACCGCTCGTTCCTCGGCGTCCTGCGGGAGGGCTCGCTCTCCGGCGCGGCGCGCGCGCTGGGCATCACGCAACCGACGGTGGGCCGCCATGTGGCCGCGCTCGAAGCGGCGCTCGGCGTGGTCCTGTTCACGCGCTCGCAGGTGGGCCTCATGCCCACCGAAGTGGCGCTGGCGTTGCAGACGCACGCCGAAGCCATGGAAAGCACCGCCGCCTCGCTGGAGCGTGCCGCCACGAGCCAGGGCGAAGGCGTGCGCGGCGTCGTGCGCATCTCCGCCAGCGAGGTGATCGGCGTCGAGGTGCTGCCGCCCATCGTCGCGCGGCTGCGCGAGGCGCACCCGGCACTGAAGGTCGAGCTGGTGCTGACCAACCGCGTGCAGGACCTGCTGCGACGCGAAGCCGACATCGCCGTGCGCATGGTGCGTCCCAAGCAGGAGCAACTGGTCGCGCGCCACGTCGGGCAGATCGAGCTCGGCTTTCACGCGCGCAAGGACTACCTGGCCCGCCATGGCACGCCGCGCAAGATGGAAGATCTCGCGGCCCACGCCGTCATCGGCTACGACCAGCCCTCGGCGTTCGTGCGGAACGCCGGCAAGGCGCTCCCGGGCTACGGCCGCGACGCTTTTTCACTGCGCACCGACAGCGACCTCGCGCAACTGGCGCTGATCCGTGCCGGTGCGGGCATCGGTATCTGCCAGGCCGGCCTCGCCAGGCGCGATGCCGCACTGGTGCGCCTGATGCCGCGCAGCTTCTCGATGAAGCTGGAGACCTGGATCACGATGCACGAAGACCTGCGCAACAGCCCGAGATGCCGCGCCACCTTCGATGCGCTGGTCGATGGGCTGCAGCAATACATAGGCGCTCCCCCACACAGGGGAAAATAG
- a CDS encoding flavin reductase family protein — MTTPRRAQPPTFSPDEFREALGMFATGVTIVTACAADGTLVGLTANSFNSVSLTPPLVLWSLARAAGSMPALSTGSHYAINILAASQKQLAERFATKNIDRWADVEFTRGIGGAPVLVGAAASFECFNRSRYDEGDHVIFVGEVERCTHNAGASPLLFHGGRFYTEHPL; from the coding sequence GTGACCACTCCCCGCCGGGCCCAGCCGCCCACCTTTTCGCCCGACGAGTTCCGGGAAGCGCTCGGCATGTTCGCCACGGGCGTGACCATCGTCACCGCCTGCGCGGCCGACGGCACGCTGGTCGGCCTCACGGCCAATTCCTTCAATTCGGTCTCGCTCACGCCGCCGCTGGTGCTGTGGAGCCTGGCCCGCGCGGCGGGCTCGATGCCCGCGCTCAGCACCGGCTCCCACTACGCCATCAACATCCTGGCCGCGAGCCAGAAGCAACTGGCCGAGCGCTTCGCCACCAAGAACATCGACCGCTGGGCCGACGTGGAATTCACCCGCGGCATCGGCGGCGCGCCGGTGCTGGTGGGCGCCGCGGCGAGCTTCGAGTGCTTCAACCGCAGCCGCTACGACGAGGGCGACCATGTGATCTTCGTCGGCGAGGTCGAGCGCTGCACCCACAACGCGGGCGCCTCGCCGCTCTTGTTCCACGGCGGGCGTTTCTACACGGAACATCCCTTGTGA